One Nonomuraea angiospora DNA segment encodes these proteins:
- a CDS encoding TetR/AcrR family transcriptional regulator, with amino-acid sequence MAGTEDLPLPPWRKSRKPAQLRRQLSQDLIVEAGLRILDAEGLDALSMRRVAQEFDTGPASLYAHVANKDELLELIYDRVLSEIRLPERDPGRWKDQLREYMVEVHRVLAKHTDLARVALANIPTGENSIRMGEFVFGLLIEAGMSPREASLSMDRISLYVVSDAYEGSVHFARMRAAGLSDPQEYFESFVGQIAGYYRALPAARFPHITKFVDDLVADDGEERFRYGLELLLDGIEARMP; translated from the coding sequence ATGGCAGGAACCGAGGACCTCCCGCTCCCCCCATGGCGTAAGTCGCGCAAGCCGGCCCAGCTCAGGCGGCAGCTCAGCCAGGACCTGATCGTCGAGGCCGGGCTGCGGATCCTCGACGCCGAAGGGCTCGACGCGCTGAGCATGAGACGCGTGGCCCAGGAGTTCGACACGGGGCCCGCCTCCCTCTATGCGCACGTCGCCAACAAGGACGAGTTGCTGGAGCTGATCTACGACCGGGTGCTCAGCGAGATCCGGCTGCCCGAGCGCGATCCGGGCCGCTGGAAGGACCAGTTGCGGGAGTACATGGTCGAGGTGCACCGGGTGCTGGCCAAGCACACCGACCTGGCCCGGGTGGCGCTGGCCAACATCCCCACGGGGGAGAACTCGATCCGCATGGGCGAGTTCGTCTTCGGGCTGCTGATCGAGGCCGGCATGTCGCCGAGGGAGGCGTCCCTGTCGATGGACCGGATCTCCCTCTATGTCGTCAGCGACGCGTACGAGGGCTCCGTCCACTTCGCCAGGATGCGCGCGGCCGGCCTGAGCGACCCGCAGGAGTACTTCGAGTCCTTCGTCGGGCAGATCGCCGGCTACTACCGTGCGCTGCCGGCGGCGCGGTTCCCGCACATCACCAAGTTCGTGGACGACCTGGTCGCCGACGACGGCGAGGAACGCTTCCGGTACGGTCTCGAGCTGCTCCTCGACGGCATCGAGGCCCGCATGCCCTAG
- a CDS encoding MFS transporter, whose product MTVTASAATTETQPYRWRWVALFVILAAEVMDLLDALVTTIAAPTIQKELGGSDSIVQWLGAGYTLAMAVGLITGGRLGDLFGRKRMFVIGALGFTAASLLCGIAMSPEMLIGSRVLQGLFGAVMLPQGLGLIKEMFPPQDLGKAFGMFGPVMTISSVGGPVLAGWLVDADFFGTGWRMIFLINLPLGLAAALAGMRFLPEYRLSNATRLDLVGVVLVSLASFLLIYPLIQGRELGWPVWTFVSMAASIVMFAIFGRYESRRARSGKDPLVTPGLFRKRAFTGGLVAGLAFFSGMMGLGLVFNLYTQLGLGFTPLEAGLTGLPQALGGVVGFGLAMSGLQEKLGRGLLQIGTVVMAAGAAALALTIHLAGVDVSGWQLAPSLAFVGIGMGLTMAPFFDIVLAGVEPHESGSASGTLTAIQQLGGALGTAVLGTLFFNLLARQWSFGSTMQVTVWVEVGLLALTFALSYLLPRKARPGEAGH is encoded by the coding sequence ATGACAGTCACCGCCTCAGCGGCGACGACCGAGACCCAGCCCTACCGCTGGCGCTGGGTCGCACTGTTCGTGATCCTGGCCGCCGAGGTCATGGATCTGCTCGACGCGCTCGTCACCACGATCGCCGCCCCCACGATCCAGAAGGAGCTGGGCGGCAGCGACAGCATCGTGCAGTGGCTCGGCGCCGGATACACCCTGGCCATGGCCGTCGGCCTGATCACCGGCGGGCGCCTCGGCGACCTGTTCGGCAGGAAGCGCATGTTCGTGATCGGCGCGCTGGGCTTCACCGCCGCCTCGCTGCTGTGCGGCATCGCGATGAGCCCGGAGATGCTGATCGGGAGCCGGGTGCTGCAGGGCCTGTTCGGGGCCGTCATGCTCCCGCAGGGCCTGGGGCTGATCAAGGAGATGTTCCCGCCGCAGGACCTGGGCAAGGCTTTCGGCATGTTCGGCCCGGTCATGACGATCTCGTCCGTGGGCGGTCCGGTGCTGGCCGGATGGCTGGTCGACGCCGACTTCTTCGGCACGGGCTGGCGCATGATCTTCCTGATCAACCTGCCGCTCGGCCTGGCCGCCGCGCTGGCCGGCATGCGGTTCCTGCCCGAGTATCGCCTCTCGAACGCCACCAGGCTCGACCTCGTCGGGGTCGTCCTCGTCTCCCTGGCCTCGTTCCTGCTGATCTACCCGCTCATCCAGGGCCGCGAGCTGGGCTGGCCCGTGTGGACGTTCGTGTCCATGGCCGCCTCGATCGTGATGTTCGCGATCTTCGGCCGGTACGAGTCGCGCCGCGCCAGGTCCGGCAAGGACCCGCTGGTCACGCCCGGGCTCTTCCGCAAGCGCGCCTTCACCGGCGGTCTGGTCGCCGGCCTGGCCTTCTTCTCCGGCATGATGGGCCTCGGCCTCGTCTTCAACCTCTACACCCAGCTCGGCCTCGGCTTCACCCCGCTGGAGGCCGGTCTCACCGGGCTGCCGCAGGCGCTCGGCGGCGTCGTCGGCTTCGGGCTGGCGATGTCCGGCCTGCAGGAGAAGCTGGGCCGCGGCCTGCTGCAGATCGGCACCGTCGTCATGGCCGCGGGCGCGGCCGCGCTCGCCCTGACCATCCACCTGGCCGGGGTCGACGTCAGCGGCTGGCAGCTCGCCCCCAGCCTCGCCTTCGTCGGCATCGGGATGGGCCTGACCATGGCCCCGTTCTTCGACATCGTGCTCGCCGGCGTCGAGCCGCACGAGTCCGGGTCGGCCTCCGGCACCCTGACCGCGATCCAGCAGCTCGGCGGCGCGCTCGGCACCGCCGTGCTGGGGACGCTCTTCTTCAACCTGCTGGCGCGCCAGTGGAGCTTCGGCTCGACGATGCAGGTCACCGTCTGGGTCGAGGTCGGGCTGCTGGCCCTGACGTTCGCCCTGTCCTACCTCCTGCCGCGCAAGGCCAGGCCGGGCGAGGCCGGCCACTGA
- a CDS encoding VWA domain-containing protein, whose translation MTDDERLRRWRLVLGGGDADGTGLGLEGLDSRMDAALSAVYDQGGREGGLGASAPRVARWLGDIRAYFPSTVVQVMQKDAIEKLNLTRLLLEPEMLEAVEPDVHLVGTLLALNRVMPDQARESARAVVRKVVDELERRLAQKTRAAVTGALDRSARTHRPKRVADIDWDRTIRANLKNYLPEKNTVVPSRLVGYARRQRSVQREVVLCIDQSGSMAASVVYSSVFGAVLASMRSLKTSLVVFDTAVVDLTDQLHDPVELLFGTQLGGGTDINRAIAYSQGLITRPTDSIFVLISDLYEGGVREEMLRRVAAMTQAGVQVIVLLALSDEGAPFYDHENAAALAAMGVPAFACTPDAFPDLMAAAIERRDIAQWAERHLAV comes from the coding sequence ATGACCGACGACGAGCGCCTGCGCAGGTGGCGGCTGGTGCTGGGCGGCGGCGACGCCGACGGCACCGGGCTCGGGCTGGAGGGCCTGGACTCGCGGATGGACGCCGCGCTGTCGGCGGTCTACGACCAGGGCGGCAGGGAGGGCGGGCTCGGCGCGTCCGCGCCCCGCGTGGCCCGCTGGCTCGGCGACATCCGCGCGTACTTCCCCTCCACGGTCGTCCAGGTCATGCAGAAGGACGCCATCGAGAAGCTCAATCTCACCCGGCTCCTGCTGGAGCCCGAGATGCTGGAGGCGGTCGAGCCGGACGTGCACCTCGTCGGCACGCTGCTCGCGCTCAACCGCGTCATGCCCGACCAGGCCCGCGAGTCGGCCAGGGCCGTGGTGCGCAAGGTGGTGGACGAGCTCGAACGCAGGCTGGCCCAGAAGACCAGGGCCGCCGTGACCGGCGCGCTCGACCGCTCGGCCAGGACGCACCGCCCCAAGCGGGTGGCCGACATCGACTGGGACCGGACGATCAGGGCCAATCTCAAGAACTACCTGCCGGAGAAGAACACCGTCGTCCCGTCGCGGCTCGTCGGCTACGCCCGCAGGCAGCGGTCGGTGCAGCGCGAGGTGGTGCTCTGCATCGACCAGAGCGGGTCGATGGCGGCCTCGGTGGTCTATTCGAGCGTGTTCGGGGCGGTGCTGGCCTCGATGCGGTCGCTGAAGACGTCCCTGGTGGTGTTCGACACGGCGGTGGTGGACCTCACCGACCAGCTGCACGATCCGGTGGAGCTGCTGTTCGGCACCCAGCTCGGGGGCGGCACCGACATCAACCGGGCCATCGCCTACTCCCAGGGCCTCATCACCCGGCCCACCGATTCGATCTTCGTCCTGATCAGCGATCTCTACGAGGGCGGCGTCAGGGAGGAGATGCTGCGCCGGGTGGCCGCGATGACGCAGGCCGGCGTCCAGGTGATCGTGCTGCTGGCGCTCTCTGACGAGGGCGCGCCGTTCTACGACCACGAGAACGCCGCCGCGCTGGCCGCGATGGGCGTGCCCGCCTTCGCGTGCACGCCCGACGCCTTCCCCGACCTGATGGCCGCCGCGATCGAGCGGCGCGACATCGCGCAGTGGGCCGAGCGTCACCTCGCGGTGTGA
- a CDS encoding DUF5682 family protein yields MSILPVPGVPGVAGEPAVSGAGVAGGPTVPGPGAAGRQAATVLPGVGGRSAVSGPGVAGGPIVSVLGVRHHGPGSARAVRQELERLRPDAILIEGPPEADPLVTLAPELEPPVALLAHVPGAPAKAAFWPFAAFSPEWQAILYGTATGVPVRFCDLPAAHSLAESEERDQERGEERGETEDEDEGRGGGTSGLRADPIGSLAAAAGYDDPERWWEDVVEHRGDTPFEVIAEAMAAVREGYEPDEREARREAYMRKTLRAALKEGYGRIAVICGAWHVPALTGPLPSAAKDNAILRGLPKVKAELTWVPWTYGRLASWSGYGAGITSPGWYHHLFGATDRPVERWLAEAAAVLREEGLAVSSAHVIESVRLAHTLAALRGRPLAGLGEVTEAARAVLCEGDDLAVELIQRRMVVGDRLGQVSDGTPMVPLQRDLRDQQRRLRLRPEALDREIDLDLRKPLDLDRSHLLHRLGLLGVDWGTLGESRGKGTFRETWTLRWRPEHDLALIEQAALGTTVAGAAAQRARDLAATDRTALAELTSLVERCLLADLPQALPEVLAALSARAALDTDVTHLMAALPAMVRAHRYGDVRGTPAEGLAVIVRSMLERIRVGLPVAVTGLDDDAAAGLLKHVDAVHAAVALLETDGTGEEVSPRSRWLVTLRGVSDRQDLHGLIEGRLTRILLDAGELDDAGDRMARAMSRGQVPARAAAWVEGFLAGGGLLLVHDPRLLSLVDGWLTGLSGEQFTDVLPLLRRTFGGFAAPERRAIGERVRSAGSGAREGRQDVDEQRAAAAVATVLAILGKEDG; encoded by the coding sequence ATGAGCATCCTCCCGGTCCCGGGTGTCCCGGGTGTCGCGGGCGAGCCGGCCGTCTCGGGTGCCGGTGTCGCGGGCGGGCCGACCGTCCCAGGTCCCGGTGCCGCGGGCAGGCAGGCCGCCACGGTCCTCCCCGGCGTCGGCGGCCGGTCGGCCGTCTCGGGTCCCGGTGTCGCGGGTGGGCCGATCGTGTCGGTGCTCGGCGTGCGGCACCACGGGCCGGGGTCCGCGCGGGCCGTGCGGCAGGAGCTCGAACGCCTGCGCCCCGACGCCATCCTCATCGAGGGCCCGCCCGAGGCCGACCCGCTCGTCACGCTCGCGCCCGAGCTGGAGCCGCCCGTCGCTCTGCTGGCCCACGTGCCGGGGGCGCCCGCGAAGGCCGCGTTCTGGCCGTTCGCCGCGTTCTCGCCCGAATGGCAGGCCATCCTGTACGGCACCGCGACCGGCGTCCCGGTGCGCTTCTGCGACCTCCCGGCGGCCCATTCCCTGGCGGAGAGCGAAGAGCGGGACCAAGAGCGGGGCGAAGAGCGGGGCGAGACCGAGGACGAGGACGAAGGCCGGGGCGGCGGCACGTCCGGTCTGCGGGCCGACCCCATCGGCTCGCTCGCCGCGGCCGCCGGATACGACGACCCCGAACGCTGGTGGGAGGACGTCGTCGAGCACCGCGGCGACACGCCTTTCGAGGTGATCGCCGAGGCCATGGCCGCCGTACGCGAGGGCTACGAGCCGGACGAGCGGGAGGCCAGGCGCGAGGCGTACATGCGCAAGACCCTGCGCGCGGCCCTCAAGGAGGGCTACGGGCGGATCGCGGTGATCTGCGGGGCCTGGCACGTCCCGGCGCTGACCGGCCCGCTCCCGTCCGCCGCCAAGGACAACGCGATCCTGCGCGGGCTGCCCAAGGTGAAGGCCGAGCTGACGTGGGTGCCGTGGACGTACGGGCGGCTGGCGTCGTGGAGCGGCTACGGCGCGGGGATCACCTCGCCCGGCTGGTACCACCACCTGTTCGGGGCGACCGACCGGCCCGTGGAGCGGTGGCTGGCCGAGGCCGCCGCGGTGCTGCGCGAGGAGGGGCTGGCGGTGTCGTCCGCGCACGTCATCGAGTCCGTACGCCTCGCGCACACCCTGGCCGCCCTGCGCGGCAGGCCCCTGGCCGGGCTCGGCGAGGTCACCGAGGCGGCCAGGGCCGTGCTGTGCGAGGGCGACGACCTGGCCGTGGAGCTGATCCAGCGGCGCATGGTCGTCGGCGACCGGCTCGGCCAGGTCAGTGACGGCACCCCGATGGTGCCGCTCCAGCGGGACCTGCGCGATCAGCAGCGGCGCCTGCGGCTCAGGCCGGAGGCGCTCGACCGCGAGATCGACCTCGACCTGCGCAAGCCGCTCGACCTCGACCGCAGCCACCTGCTCCACCGGCTCGGGCTGCTCGGCGTCGACTGGGGCACGCTGGGCGAGTCGCGCGGGAAGGGCACGTTCAGGGAGACGTGGACGCTGCGGTGGCGGCCCGAGCACGACCTGGCGCTCATCGAGCAGGCCGCGCTGGGCACCACCGTGGCCGGGGCGGCGGCGCAGCGGGCCAGGGACCTGGCCGCGACGGACCGGACGGCCCTGGCGGAGCTGACCTCGCTGGTCGAGCGGTGCCTGCTGGCCGACCTGCCGCAGGCGCTGCCCGAGGTGCTGGCGGCGCTGTCGGCCAGGGCGGCGCTGGACACCGACGTGACGCACCTGATGGCGGCGCTGCCCGCGATGGTGCGCGCCCACCGCTACGGCGACGTGCGCGGCACCCCGGCCGAGGGGCTGGCGGTGATCGTCCGTTCGATGCTGGAGCGGATCCGCGTGGGGCTGCCGGTCGCGGTGACGGGGCTGGACGACGACGCGGCGGCCGGCCTGCTCAAGCACGTGGACGCCGTGCACGCGGCCGTCGCGCTCCTGGAGACGGACGGCACCGGCGAGGAGGTGTCGCCGCGGAGCCGGTGGCTGGTCACCCTGCGGGGCGTCAGTGACCGGCAGGACCTGCACGGGCTCATCGAGGGGCGGCTCACCAGGATCCTGCTCGACGCGGGGGAGCTCGACGACGCGGGCGACCGCATGGCCAGGGCGATGTCCAGGGGGCAGGTCCCGGCCAGGGCGGCGGCGTGGGTCGAGGGGTTCCTGGCGGGCGGCGGGCTGCTGCTGGTGCACGATCCGCGGCTGCTGAGCCTGGTGGACGGGTGGCTCACGGGGCTGTCCGGCGAGCAGTTCACCGACGTGCTGCCGCTGCTGCGCCGTACGTTCGGCGGGTTCGCCGCGCCCGAGCGCAGGGCGATCGGGGAGCGCGTCCGCTCGGCCGGGAGCGGCGCGCGGGAAGGGCGGCAGGACGTGGACGAGCAGCGCGCGGCGGCGGCCGTCGCGACCGTGCTGGCGATCCTCGGAAAGGAGGACGGATGA
- a CDS encoding ATP-binding protein — MTVLRPHAEDQYAEELAFLAKDDDRPRPPGWKLSPWAVTTYILGDGDRITPKYVGARRIVEVAVATLATDRALLLLGVPGTAKTWLSEHLAAAISGDSTLLVQGTAGTAEEAIRYGWNYARLLAEGPSIEALTPSPVMRAMAEGRVARVEELTRMPSDVQDALITVLSEKTLPIPELNREVQAERGFNVIATANDRDRGVNELSSALRRRFNTVVLPVPATAEEEVDIVARRVTQLGRALELPETTTGLAEIRRVVTVFRELRTGVTEDGRTKVKSPSGTLSTAEAISVLTSGIALAAHFGDGVLRPSDVAAGIVGAVVQEPVSDRVVWREYLETVVRERSDWRDFYRACREVS, encoded by the coding sequence ATGACTGTTCTGCGTCCGCACGCGGAAGACCAGTACGCCGAGGAGCTGGCCTTCCTGGCCAAGGACGACGACCGGCCCAGGCCGCCCGGCTGGAAGCTCTCCCCGTGGGCCGTGACCACGTACATCCTGGGCGACGGAGACCGCATCACCCCCAAATACGTGGGCGCGCGCCGCATCGTCGAGGTGGCCGTCGCCACGCTGGCCACCGACCGCGCGCTGCTGCTGCTCGGCGTGCCCGGCACGGCGAAGACCTGGCTGTCCGAACACCTGGCCGCCGCCATCAGCGGCGACTCGACGCTGCTCGTGCAGGGCACCGCGGGCACCGCCGAGGAGGCCATCCGCTACGGCTGGAACTACGCCAGGCTGCTGGCCGAGGGCCCCTCGATCGAGGCGCTGACCCCGTCGCCCGTGATGCGCGCGATGGCCGAGGGCCGGGTCGCCCGCGTCGAGGAGCTCACCCGGATGCCCTCCGACGTGCAGGACGCCCTGATCACCGTGCTGTCGGAGAAGACGCTGCCGATCCCCGAGCTCAACCGCGAGGTCCAGGCCGAGCGCGGCTTCAACGTGATCGCCACGGCCAACGACCGCGACCGGGGCGTCAACGAGCTGTCCAGCGCTCTGCGCCGCCGGTTCAACACGGTCGTGCTGCCGGTCCCGGCCACCGCCGAGGAGGAGGTGGACATCGTCGCGCGCCGCGTCACCCAGCTCGGCCGCGCCCTGGAGCTGCCGGAGACGACGACCGGGCTGGCCGAGATCCGGCGGGTGGTGACGGTGTTCCGCGAGCTGCGCACCGGCGTCACCGAGGACGGGCGCACCAAGGTCAAGTCGCCCAGCGGCACCCTGTCCACGGCCGAGGCCATCTCGGTGCTCACCAGCGGCATCGCCCTGGCGGCCCACTTCGGCGACGGCGTGCTGCGGCCCTCCGACGTGGCGGCCGGGATCGTGGGAGCCGTCGTCCAGGAGCCGGTCTCCGACCGGGTGGTGTGGCGCGAATACCTCGAGACCGTGGTGCGCGAGCGCTCCGACTGGCGCGACTTCTACCGCGCCTGCCGCGAGGTGTCATGA
- a CDS encoding DUF5691 domain-containing protein, with protein sequence MTGWEELASTALVGTDRRPYQGDLLDAAAVEVARRRAGRKAGAVGQQAPHAAGPQAPDAAGPQEQAPHAAGPLAPDAAGPQEQAPHAAEPQAPDAAGQREQATGAAGRREQAAGAVGGRDGSSEASPEAQAAPVEERVAVGRRAAERLVRIMGGEHERLLPEWLAAAAATGRRVPPYVLPELLEKGRRDRSIRVHLGVLAGQRGRWLAGLNPAWDYLLEEPTGETWELGGAADRRAHLRTLRTADPAQARRLLESTWERETPDDRAEFVEVLADGLSMDDEPFLESALDDRRREVRQAAANLLTRLPGSRMSQRMAERARACVTISRKVIAVEAPRDCDKAMERDGIRPKPPRGIGERAWWLQQILARAPLSIWGHPPAALLKMKIPDWDAEVKAAWVRAAVLQKDPEWARAMFGWDPIADLLESLPADEQQKLAADFVKKHDLDSQLIMVLGGVSSHWREGLATAVLRKIVKVATRQPWNLGELVKLAGERIDPALFPLALSYSPVESVQQVAALLRFRADMYKELHP encoded by the coding sequence GTGACCGGCTGGGAAGAGCTGGCCTCGACGGCGCTCGTGGGGACCGACCGCAGGCCGTACCAGGGCGATCTGCTTGATGCCGCAGCCGTGGAAGTGGCGCGCCGAAGGGCCGGACGCAAGGCGGGCGCGGTCGGGCAGCAGGCACCCCACGCGGCCGGGCCGCAGGCGCCTGACGCCGCCGGGCCGCAGGAGCAGGCGCCCCACGCGGCCGGGCCACTGGCGCCTGACGCCGCCGGGCCGCAGGAGCAGGCGCCCCACGCGGCCGAGCCGCAGGCGCCTGACGCCGCCGGGCAGCGGGAGCAGGCGACCGGCGCGGCTGGGCGGCGGGAGCAGGCGGCCGGGGCGGTCGGGGGGCGGGACGGGTCCTCTGAAGCGTCCCCGGAAGCTCAGGCGGCTCCTGTCGAGGAGCGGGTGGCCGTGGGGAGGCGGGCGGCGGAGCGGCTGGTGCGGATCATGGGTGGCGAGCACGAGCGGCTGCTGCCCGAATGGCTGGCCGCGGCCGCCGCCACCGGCCGGAGGGTGCCGCCGTACGTGCTGCCCGAGCTCCTGGAGAAAGGACGGCGGGATCGCTCGATCCGGGTCCACCTGGGGGTCCTGGCCGGGCAGCGGGGCCGGTGGCTGGCCGGGCTCAATCCCGCCTGGGACTACCTCCTGGAGGAGCCGACCGGGGAGACGTGGGAGCTGGGCGGCGCCGCGGACCGGCGGGCGCACCTGCGCACGCTCAGGACGGCCGATCCCGCGCAGGCCAGGCGGCTGCTGGAGAGCACGTGGGAGCGCGAGACGCCCGACGACCGGGCCGAGTTCGTGGAAGTGCTGGCCGACGGGCTGAGCATGGACGACGAGCCGTTCCTGGAGAGCGCGCTCGACGACCGCCGCCGGGAGGTGCGCCAGGCCGCCGCCAACCTCCTGACCCGCCTGCCCGGCTCGCGCATGTCCCAGCGCATGGCCGAAAGGGCGCGGGCCTGCGTGACCATCTCCCGGAAGGTCATCGCGGTCGAGGCCCCGCGAGACTGCGACAAGGCCATGGAACGCGACGGCATCCGTCCCAAGCCGCCCAGGGGCATCGGCGAGCGGGCCTGGTGGCTGCAGCAGATCCTCGCCCGCGCCCCGCTGTCGATCTGGGGTCACCCGCCCGCGGCGCTGCTCAAGATGAAGATCCCCGACTGGGACGCCGAGGTGAAGGCCGCCTGGGTACGCGCCGCCGTGCTGCAGAAGGACCCGGAGTGGGCGCGGGCGATGTTCGGCTGGGACCCGATCGCGGACCTCCTGGAGTCCCTCCCGGCCGACGAGCAGCAGAAACTCGCTGCCGATTTCGTGAAAAAGCATGACTTGGACAGCCAGTTGATCATGGTGTTGGGCGGAGTGTCGTCCCACTGGCGCGAGGGCCTGGCCACGGCCGTCCTCCGCAAGATCGTGAAGGTGGCCACCAGGCAGCCGTGGAACCTCGGCGAGCTGGTCAAGCTGGCCGGCGAGCGCATCGACCCGGCCCTGTTCCCGCTGGCGCTGAGCTACTCGCCCGTGGAGTCCGTCCAGCAGGTGGCCGCCCTGCTGCGTTTCCGTGCCGACATGTACAAGGAGCTTCACCCATGA
- a CDS encoding SWIM zinc finger family protein: MIERWSRDQVLALAPDAASRSAAQKVAAPGKWSACGTTGTVVYGECEGSGAKPYLACVDLTEPAYRCSCPSRKFPCKHALGLLLMWAAGGVSVEQGAPQWVTEWVEARAERAAKEAAKIEAVRAKRAAEASSGEGDGAGRAEVSSGEGGGGVSGAGRSGGSSRMGAESVRHGRVAAGLSELERWLDDQVRQGLAGAAEHEWEGLAKRLIDAQAPGVAGVVSRLVRVRAEDDWPGRLLEEYALIHLLAVAYRRRAELPGALAETVLSRVGFPVAKEEVLAGPAVRDQWDVLGRRDEEQDRLTSRRVWLRGRRSGRAALVLSFAPQGQPLDASLVTGTTIEADLTFYPGAAPLRALVAARHDRGTDDAVRYGSGAGGFVGGTPPGVSPEEALDEVAGVLGEDPWTESWPLVLAGVVPGRDSIGGLPLHRAARDPWRLIAVSGGRPVTVAVEWTPRGLRPLTTWDDEGTAVIL, translated from the coding sequence GTGATCGAACGGTGGAGCCGTGATCAGGTGCTCGCCCTGGCCCCGGACGCGGCGTCGCGGTCGGCCGCGCAGAAGGTCGCGGCGCCCGGCAAATGGTCGGCGTGCGGCACGACGGGCACGGTCGTGTACGGCGAGTGCGAGGGCAGCGGCGCCAAGCCCTACCTCGCCTGCGTCGACCTGACCGAGCCCGCCTACCGGTGCAGCTGCCCGAGCCGTAAGTTCCCATGCAAGCACGCGCTCGGGCTGCTGCTCATGTGGGCGGCCGGAGGGGTGTCCGTCGAGCAGGGCGCGCCGCAGTGGGTGACCGAGTGGGTGGAGGCGCGGGCCGAGCGCGCGGCGAAGGAAGCGGCCAAGATCGAGGCGGTGCGGGCGAAGAGGGCCGCCGAGGCGTCCTCCGGTGAGGGCGACGGCGCCGGGCGGGCCGAGGTGTCCTCGGGTGAGGGCGGCGGCGGTGTCTCCGGCGCCGGGCGGTCCGGTGGATCGTCGCGGATGGGTGCGGAGTCCGTCCGCCACGGGCGCGTCGCCGCCGGGCTGAGCGAGCTGGAGCGGTGGCTCGACGACCAGGTGCGGCAGGGGCTGGCGGGGGCCGCCGAGCACGAATGGGAGGGGCTGGCCAAGCGGCTCATCGACGCCCAGGCGCCCGGCGTGGCGGGGGTCGTCTCCAGGCTGGTCCGGGTCCGGGCGGAGGACGACTGGCCGGGGCGGCTGCTGGAGGAATACGCGCTGATCCACCTGCTCGCCGTCGCCTACCGCCGGCGGGCGGAGCTGCCCGGGGCGCTGGCCGAGACCGTGCTCAGCCGGGTCGGTTTTCCGGTCGCCAAGGAGGAGGTGCTGGCCGGGCCCGCGGTGCGCGACCAGTGGGACGTGCTGGGCAGGCGGGACGAGGAGCAGGACCGGCTGACCTCGCGGCGGGTCTGGCTGCGGGGGCGGCGCAGCGGGCGGGCGGCTCTCGTGCTCTCGTTCGCGCCGCAGGGGCAGCCGCTGGACGCCTCCCTGGTCACGGGGACGACGATCGAGGCCGATCTCACGTTCTACCCGGGCGCCGCCCCCTTGCGAGCGCTGGTCGCCGCCCGCCACGACCGCGGCACGGATGACGCCGTACGGTATGGCTCCGGCGCGGGCGGTTTCGTTGGAGGGACGCCGCCCGGGGTGTCGCCGGAGGAGGCGCTCGACGAGGTGGCCGGGGTGTTGGGCGAGGATCCGTGGACCGAGTCGTGGCCGCTCGTGCTGGCCGGGGTGGTCCCGGGCCGCGACTCGATCGGCGGCCTGCCGCTGCATCGCGCGGCCCGCGACCCCTGGCGGCTGATCGCCGTCTCCGGCGGGCGTCCGGTCACCGTGGCCGTCGAATGGACGCCGCGCGGGCTGCGGCCCCTGACCACCTGGGACGACGAAGGAACGGCGGTGATCCTGTGA
- a CDS encoding cupin domain-containing protein: MELRTYPDGPSIQVPDEAAALASPLDGQLVLDGNLFLRRDVTGAPVAFVERPPVAAALDLLPHPEGGWFRETWRSSVTFRPDGYPGPRASATGIYFLLNPGEESVPHLVRSDEVWLWHRGGPLSLTIGDSVVTLGPDVEQGQVPQAIVPGGVWQSARPASDEAVLVSCIVSPGFDFADFMA, encoded by the coding sequence GTGGAGTTGCGCACCTACCCCGACGGCCCGTCGATCCAGGTGCCCGACGAGGCGGCGGCCCTGGCCAGCCCGCTCGACGGGCAGCTCGTCCTGGACGGGAACCTCTTCCTACGCAGGGACGTGACGGGCGCCCCGGTGGCGTTCGTCGAGCGCCCGCCCGTCGCGGCGGCCCTCGACCTGCTCCCCCACCCCGAAGGCGGCTGGTTCAGGGAGACGTGGAGATCGTCCGTGACCTTCCGCCCGGACGGCTACCCCGGGCCGCGGGCCAGCGCCACGGGCATCTACTTCCTGCTGAATCCGGGCGAGGAGTCGGTGCCGCACCTGGTCAGGTCGGACGAGGTCTGGCTGTGGCACCGCGGCGGCCCGCTGAGCCTGACGATCGGCGACTCCGTGGTCACGCTGGGGCCCGACGTGGAGCAGGGCCAGGTGCCCCAGGCGATCGTGCCCGGCGGCGTGTGGCAGTCGGCCCGCCCGGCCTCCGACGAGGCGGTACTGGTGAGCTGCATCGTGTCCCCAGGCTTCGATTTCGCCGACTTCATGGCTTAG